The DNA sequence AAAGTGATATTTCTATTTTGTATTGTTCCTAAAAGAAGTTCATACTGATTACTGCTAAGCTCAGATTTGTATTTTTCAATTTCATTAATATTTACGTATTGTAATGAAAAATCCGGATGATTTGATTTCAGCAATTTTGTTAATTCCAAAACTCTATTTTTAACATTTGCTAAAATAAATTTTGTGTCTTTTGGTTCGTTAGAATTTCCTAAAACAAACGAGCCTAATTTTGCATTTACAATTTTCAAATCAATTTTTGGAAAAGAACTTAAATAAATTATTCCACCGACCGAAGTTGAATAATGATCCATCATTCCGCCCGGTTCAGAAAACTCAAGAACTTCGGCTTCGTATGCAAGACGAGCAATTTCGTTTGCAGATATAATTTTTGTTTGATCACTAAATCTTGCTAGAAAATTTATCCAGCTAACCATTAACGCTGAAGAGCTTGATGTCCCCGCATTTATTGGGATACTGCTATTTATTGTACAGTCAAAACCTTGAGAAAAAGTAAACCCTTTTCGCTGTAAAACATTTATTGCACTTTTAAAATAATCTCTTTCAACTTCATATCTAAGTTCGCCATTAAGTAAAAATTTTTCTTCCGAATTAATATCCGGCATTTGAATATTTATCAATTTGTCATTTCGATGTTTACCTTGAATTACA is a window from the Ignavibacteriota bacterium genome containing:
- a CDS encoding GHMP kinase; amino-acid sequence: MLKISTPGRVCLFGEHQDYLHLPIIASAISRRIVIQGKHRNDKLINIQMPDINSEEKFLLNGELRYEVERDYFKSAINVLQRKGFTFSQGFDCTINSSIPINAGTSSSSALMVSWINFLARFSDQTKIISANEIARLAYEAEVLEFSEPGGMMDHYSTSVGGIIYLSSFPKIDLKIVNAKLGSFVLGNSNEPKDTKFILANVKNRVLELTKLLKSNHPDFSLQYVNINEIEKYKSELSSNQYELLLGTIQNRNITFEAEKVLQSDNIDHKHLGKLMTQHHNILRDVLKISTPKIEEMIYAALEAGAYGAKINGSGGGGCMFAYAPENTEQVFEAVKKISSDTFIVEVDKGTVEEIYEEVS